A single window of Narcine bancroftii isolate sNarBan1 chromosome 1, sNarBan1.hap1, whole genome shotgun sequence DNA harbors:
- the LOC138752110 gene encoding uncharacterized protein encodes MFSFYSYGYPMLQLTIFKVSKKFIHSPPRDLRDELLVYGLLQQADTTTNGLGPKALGSRMRRKWHAKRRKRSKQAGVRAKVKENPCWPALPSILLDSTFSLGNKMDNIRLQRSVQCEFRECCALVFTEMWLSDRVLDIQLDTLTSFRVDRDATLCGQACGGGLCVYIITEWCKDSAQVSGHCSTLVEFMIERCRPFYLSCEFTTALIVAVYIPPDVYTKEAIWELYKAINELQTTHPDRLIIIAGDFNQENLKSRLPKFHQYMDFVTRGTNTLDLVYTNISTSDTHTTSL; translated from the coding sequence ATGTTTAGTTTTTATAGTTATGGCTACCCAATGCTACAACTTACAATTTTTAAAGTTAGTAAGAAATTTATCCACTCACCTCCAAGAGATCTGCGTGACGAGCTACTTGTCTACGGGCTGCTGCAGCAGGCAGACACGACCACGAATGGACTAGGCCCAAAAGCCTTGGGATCACGAATGAGAAGGAAGTGGCACGCAAAGAGAAGGAAGCGCAGTAAGCAAGCAGGGGTCCGTGCTAAGGTGAAGGAGAACCCTTGTTGGCCAGCTCTTCCGTCCATCCTGCTTGacagcaccttctcccttgggAACAAAATGGACAACATCCGACTCCAGAGGTCTGTGCAGTGTGAGTTCAGGGAATGTTGTGCTTTGGTCTTCACAGAAATGTGGCTCAGTGACAGGGTCCTGGACATTCAGCTGGACACACTCACTTCATTTCGGGTGGACAGAGATGCTACTCTGTGTGGTCAAGCCTGTGGTGGTGGCTTGTGTGTTTACATCATTACCGAATGGTGCAAGGACTCTGCACAAGTTTCTGGTCACTGCTCAACACTGGTGGAATTTATGATAGAGAGATGTAGACCATTTTATCTATCATGTGAATTCACCACGGCCCTCATAGTTGCAGTGTACATCCCACCCGACGTTTACACTAAAGAGGCCATCTGGGAACTGTATAAAGCTATAAACGAACTGCAGACCACACATCCTGACAGACTTATTATTATTGCTGGGGATTTCAACCAGGAAAACCTCAAATCAAGGctacctaaattccatcagtaCATGGACTTTGTTACGAGAGGGACAAACACATTGGACCTTGTGTATACGAACATTTCCACCTCGGATACTcacaccacatctctgtaa